The sequence ATTTTTATACAGAAAAAATACTTTTTAACATCTTTGAAAATTTTAAAAATAAATAGTATAAAATATTTTTAATAAATACTATTTATGAAAGGTTTTAAATATGGGAAATACAAAAATTAAATTTGGATTTGCAAGTGATCATGCAGGTTTTGAATATAAAGAAGCATTAAAAAAATATGTAGAAAATAAGGGTTTTGAAGTTGTTGATCTAGGTCCTTTTAACGAAGAAAGCAGTTCTTATGCTGTTTATGGTCAAAAACTAGGTCAAGCATTAAAAAATAAAGAAGTAGACTTAGGGATTGCTGTATGTGGCACAGGACTAGGAATGTCATATGCATTAAACAGAATTCATACAGTAAGAGCTGCTAGAGTTGCAACAGTAGAAGATGCACATTTAGCAAAACTACACAATAACGCCAATGTTCTTACATTAGGTCAAAGAACTAACACTTTAGAAAATGCAAAAGCAATGGTTGATGAATTTATTAAAACAGAATTCGAAGGTGGACGTCACAAAGAAAGAATTGATAAACTAGACCAAATTGAAACTTGTGCAGATATATGTACTACAGATGCTTGTGCTACAGATATATGCGCAACAAATGCTTGTGCTACAGATATATGCGCAACAAATGCTTGTGCGACTGATGCTTGTGCGACTGATGGTTGCACTACAAAAGGTTGCCGTGAAGATGAGTGTGCAACAGATCCAAATTGTTGTATAACTGATACAAAAAATTGCTGTTAAATTGAAAAATAATATTTAATAAAGATTTTGATTTAAATATTTTTGAAGTTCTAAATAAATTTCACGATTGGTTTTAAAATCAATTTCTTTAAAATAACGTTTTAAATCAAATTCTAAAAAATAGTAACCATAAAGTTTTTGGGTTGCTATTTTTTTTGTTTTATGTAATTGACAAAGAAATCCACCTTTTAAAAAACTAAATGAAGCAATATAATAAATAGTACCACATTCTACACATCCTTTAAATGATGGTTTTAATCCGTGCAATTCTAAAATTTGCATCACAATATATGTCAATAAATGTTCATTATTTTCTGTACCTCAATCCGGTCAGTGTTTTTCTAATAAGCTAAAAAATTTACTATTTATTTTTTCTAAACGGTTAAGTTGTTTGAATAGTTCACCTGCAATTTTTAAATTATTTTGATTTTGAATATCAAAATTTACTAAAGCATTTGCTTTTTTTAATTTTGACATTTTATTTTTAAATGGTGAAGCAAAAATTTCAAATTCACCATAAGTTCCCAAAATTAAACCGTAACGATTTTTGCTTTCCATTTTTCGCACACCAGGTGCAAAAACTGAATAAATTCGTTGCGGAGTTAAAATTTTGACAATTAAATCAAAATCACGATAATTTTGCTGATTAATTACGATACCGCGAACTATTTTTTCCATTTTAAAATTATAAAGTTAAAAAATAAAACATAAGATCAATTACTTGATAAGTTATGTTTTATTTTTCTGCTATTTTAAAATCAA comes from Mycoplasma iguanae and encodes:
- the rpiB gene encoding ribose 5-phosphate isomerase B — its product is MGNTKIKFGFASDHAGFEYKEALKKYVENKGFEVVDLGPFNEESSSYAVYGQKLGQALKNKEVDLGIAVCGTGLGMSYALNRIHTVRAARVATVEDAHLAKLHNNANVLTLGQRTNTLENAKAMVDEFIKTEFEGGRHKERIDKLDQIETCADICTTDACATDICATNACATDICATNACATDACATDGCTTKGCREDECATDPNCCITDTKNCC
- the recO gene encoding DNA repair protein RecO, whose translation is MEKIVRGIVINQQNYRDFDLIVKILTPQRIYSVFAPGVRKMESKNRYGLILGTYGEFEIFASPFKNKMSKLKKANALVNFDIQNQNNLKIAGELFKQLNRLEKINSKFFSLLEKHWPDWGTENNEHLLTYIVMQILELHGLKPSFKGCVECGTIYYIASFSFLKGGFLCQLHKTKKIATQKLYGYYFLEFDLKRYFKEIDFKTNREIYLELQKYLNQNLY